The following are encoded in a window of Bradyrhizobium guangdongense genomic DNA:
- a CDS encoding L-lactate permease, which produces MAWTQVYDPFNNPWLSTAAAALPVIVLLSAIAIFEIKAHWAAAIGLATALGVAVFAFGMPAGMAGMAAIYGAGFGLLPIGWIIINIIFLYQLLNEKGEFAVLQRSVSSISDDRRLQLLFIAFSLGAFFEGAAGFGTPVAVTAAMLIALGFSPLAASGLSLIANTAPVAYGALGTPVIALSAVTGLDLQELSGMIGRQLPFFSLLVPFWLIWAFVGFRRMLEIWPAILVAGLSFAVPQYLVSNFHGPWLVDVIAAVVSMASLALFLRIWRPMHVMKEMPARYGAPLSDEAPAGKSTKAAVAKAWTPWLIFSAFVFAWGTPQVKNWLDGIWVAKFPVLGLHNLVQKAPPVVAKPVAEGAVYVLNLLSAAGTGILLSAIISGLLVGYGPFGLIRMYARTLYLTRYSLATIACMLALGFVTRYSGTDATLGLAFAKTGTLYPFFGALIGWLGVALTGSDTSSNVLFGGLQRISAEQIGVSPVLMAAANSSGGVMGKMIDAQSIVVASTATKWYGHEGTILRFVFFHSFALVVLVGILVLGQAYLWPLKLLVP; this is translated from the coding sequence GTGGCGTGGACGCAGGTTTACGATCCCTTCAACAATCCATGGCTCTCGACCGCCGCGGCGGCGCTGCCTGTCATCGTGCTGCTCAGCGCAATCGCGATCTTCGAGATCAAGGCGCATTGGGCAGCGGCCATCGGCCTCGCCACCGCACTCGGCGTTGCCGTGTTCGCGTTCGGCATGCCGGCGGGCATGGCCGGAATGGCCGCGATCTACGGCGCGGGCTTCGGGCTGCTGCCGATCGGCTGGATCATCATCAACATCATCTTCCTCTATCAGCTTCTGAACGAGAAAGGCGAGTTCGCGGTGCTGCAGCGCTCGGTCTCCTCGATCAGTGACGATCGCCGGCTGCAGCTGCTCTTCATCGCGTTTTCGCTGGGTGCGTTCTTCGAGGGCGCCGCCGGGTTCGGCACGCCGGTTGCGGTCACCGCCGCAATGCTGATCGCACTTGGTTTTTCGCCGCTCGCCGCGTCCGGCCTGTCGCTGATCGCCAATACCGCGCCGGTTGCCTATGGCGCGCTCGGCACGCCCGTGATCGCGCTCAGCGCGGTGACCGGGCTCGATCTGCAGGAACTGAGCGGGATGATCGGGCGACAGCTGCCGTTCTTCTCGCTGCTCGTGCCGTTCTGGCTGATCTGGGCCTTCGTCGGCTTCCGCCGGATGCTCGAGATCTGGCCGGCGATTCTGGTGGCCGGACTCTCGTTCGCCGTTCCGCAATATCTGGTTTCGAACTTCCATGGCCCCTGGCTGGTCGACGTGATCGCTGCAGTGGTCTCGATGGCAAGCCTTGCGCTGTTCCTGCGGATATGGCGGCCGATGCATGTGATGAAGGAGATGCCGGCACGCTATGGCGCTCCGCTGTCGGACGAGGCTCCCGCCGGCAAGAGCACGAAGGCGGCGGTCGCCAAGGCCTGGACGCCCTGGCTGATCTTCTCGGCCTTCGTCTTCGCCTGGGGCACGCCGCAGGTGAAAAACTGGCTCGACGGCATCTGGGTCGCGAAGTTTCCCGTCCTCGGACTGCACAATCTCGTGCAGAAGGCGCCGCCCGTCGTCGCCAAGCCGGTCGCAGAAGGCGCGGTCTATGTGCTCAATCTGCTCTCGGCGGCCGGCACCGGCATCCTGCTGTCGGCGATCATCTCGGGCCTCTTGGTCGGCTACGGCCCGTTCGGCCTGATCCGGATGTATGCGCGCACGCTCTATCTGACACGCTATTCGCTCGCGACCATCGCCTGCATGCTGGCGCTCGGTTTCGTCACCCGCTACTCCGGCACGGATGCCACGCTCGGGCTCGCCTTCGCCAAGACCGGAACGCTCTATCCGTTCTTCGGCGCGCTGATCGGCTGGCTCGGCGTTGCGCTGACGGGGTCGGACACGTCCTCGAATGTGCTGTTCGGGGGACTCCAGCGCATCAGCGCCGAACAGATCGGCGTGAGCCCGGTGCTGATGGCCGCCGCCAACAGCTCCGGCGGCGTCATGGGCAAGATGATCGATGCGCAGAGCATCGTGGTCGCGTCCACGGCGACCAAATGGTACGGCCACGAGGGCACGATCCTGCGCTTCGTCTTCTTCCACAGCTTCGCGCTCGTCGTTCTCGTCGGCATCCTGGTGCTGGGCCAGGCCTATCTCTGGCCGCTCAAACTGCTCGTGCCCTGA
- the hemC gene encoding hydroxymethylbilane synthase codes for MAPRFKIGTRKSAMALAQTEEIARRLTSAVSGLDVEIVKFDTTGDLDQTSKLLPHGGKGGAFVAQIRAAVIAGELQAAMHSLKDMPGNEDTPGLVIGATLSRDPPGDALVLREGVTLQALRQSKGKGFKIGTNAVRRAAYARRLFPDVEVIHFRGAADTRVRKLDNREMQRLPDGGAVGPADALIMARSGLDRVGLAGRIAYEFTAAEMLPAAGQGIVAVECAAQDWQTRKILSSIDDPTAHACADAEREVLWVLNGHCNSPVAGFSTISGDQMSLTASVLDLSGNTIIEASRAGPADRPRELGRAVGLDLLGKGAAEIIERSRPR; via the coding sequence TTGGCACCACGATTCAAGATCGGCACCCGCAAGAGCGCGATGGCGCTGGCCCAGACGGAAGAGATTGCGCGCCGCCTGACATCAGCGGTATCAGGTCTCGACGTCGAGATCGTCAAGTTCGACACCACGGGGGATCTCGACCAGACCAGCAAGCTGTTGCCCCATGGCGGCAAGGGCGGCGCCTTCGTGGCGCAGATCCGCGCCGCGGTGATTGCGGGCGAACTGCAGGCGGCGATGCATTCGCTGAAGGACATGCCTGGGAATGAGGACACGCCCGGCCTCGTCATCGGCGCGACCCTGTCGCGCGATCCGCCCGGCGATGCACTGGTGCTGCGCGAAGGCGTCACGCTGCAGGCGCTGCGCCAGTCGAAAGGCAAGGGTTTCAAGATCGGCACCAACGCGGTGCGACGCGCCGCCTACGCGCGGCGGTTGTTTCCGGATGTCGAGGTGATCCACTTCCGCGGCGCCGCCGACACCCGCGTGCGCAAGCTCGACAATCGCGAGATGCAGCGCCTGCCGGATGGCGGCGCGGTGGGTCCGGCGGACGCGCTGATCATGGCGCGCTCGGGTCTCGATCGCGTCGGGCTCGCCGGCCGCATCGCCTACGAATTCACCGCGGCGGAGATGCTGCCAGCGGCAGGGCAGGGCATCGTCGCGGTCGAATGCGCCGCGCAGGATTGGCAAACACGAAAGATCCTGTCGTCGATCGACGATCCCACGGCGCATGCCTGCGCCGATGCCGAGCGCGAGGTGCTGTGGGTGCTCAACGGCCACTGCAATTCGCCCGTGGCCGGTTTCTCGACCATCTCGGGCGATCAGATGTCGCTCACCGCCTCCGTGCTCGACCTGTCCGGCAACACCATCATCGAAGCTTCGCGCGCAGGTCCCGCCGATCGCCCGCGCGAGCTCGGCCGTGCCGTGGGACTGGACCTGCTGGGCAAGGGCGCCGCCGAGATCATCGAGCGCAGCCGACCGCGCTAA
- a CDS encoding alpha-hydroxy acid oxidase, which yields MRLSQCHNFHDFRRLARHRLPGPIFDYIDGGADDEVTHRRNTASFEQCDLVPNVLRGVQEVDLSVTVMGQKLALPFYCSPTALQRLFHHRGERAVAAAAARYGTMFGVSSLGTVSLEELRKAHDTPQIYQFYFHRDRGLNRAMMQRAKDAGVEVMMLTVDSITGGNRERDLRTGFSIPFRLTLAGMLQFVIKPQWGIQYVTHERFRLPQLEEHVDMSGGAVSIGRYFTEMLDPSMNWDDVAEMVRSWNGPFCLKGIMSPADARRAVEIGCAGIVLSNHGGRQLDGSRSAFDQLAEIVDAVGDRIDVMMDGGIQRGTHILKALSLGAKAVGLGRSYLYPVAAAGQPGVERALGLLRAELERDMKLMGCTSLGQLSRANLRFKSAA from the coding sequence ATGCGCTTGTCACAGTGTCACAATTTTCATGACTTCCGTCGGCTGGCGCGTCACCGGCTGCCGGGGCCGATCTTCGACTACATCGACGGTGGGGCGGACGATGAGGTCACCCACCGCCGCAACACGGCGAGCTTCGAGCAATGCGACCTCGTGCCGAACGTGCTGCGCGGCGTGCAGGAGGTCGACCTCTCCGTCACCGTCATGGGTCAGAAGCTTGCGCTGCCGTTCTATTGCTCGCCGACGGCCCTACAGCGCCTGTTTCATCATCGGGGCGAGCGCGCCGTCGCCGCGGCGGCGGCGCGCTACGGCACCATGTTCGGCGTCTCCTCGCTCGGCACGGTCAGCCTCGAGGAGCTGCGCAAGGCCCATGATACGCCGCAGATCTATCAGTTCTATTTCCACAGGGATCGCGGCCTCAATCGTGCGATGATGCAGCGCGCAAAGGACGCCGGCGTCGAGGTGATGATGCTGACGGTGGACAGCATCACCGGCGGAAACCGCGAGCGCGACTTAAGGACAGGATTCAGCATCCCCTTCCGTCTGACGCTCGCCGGCATGCTCCAGTTCGTGATCAAGCCGCAATGGGGCATCCAGTATGTGACGCACGAGAGGTTCAGGCTGCCGCAGCTCGAAGAGCATGTCGACATGAGCGGCGGCGCGGTGTCGATCGGCCGCTATTTCACCGAGATGCTGGATCCGTCGATGAATTGGGACGATGTCGCCGAGATGGTGCGAAGCTGGAACGGGCCGTTCTGCCTGAAGGGGATCATGTCGCCGGCCGATGCGCGCCGCGCGGTCGAGATCGGCTGCGCCGGGATCGTCCTGTCGAACCATGGCGGCCGGCAGCTCGACGGCTCCCGCTCGGCGTTCGATCAGCTCGCAGAGATCGTCGACGCCGTTGGCGATCGGATCGACGTGATGATGGATGGCGGCATCCAGCGCGGAACCCACATCCTCAAGGCGCTCTCGCTCGGTGCCAAGGCCGTCGGCCTCGGGCGATCCTATCTCTATCCGGTGGCGGCGGCCGGCCAGCCCGGGGTCGAGCGGGCGCTCGGCCTGTTGCGGGCCGAGCTCGAGCGCGACATGAAGCTGATGGGATGCACCTCGCTCGGCCAACTCTCGCGCGCCAATTTGCGCTTCAAGTCAGCGGCGTGA
- a CDS encoding FCD domain-containing protein, producing the protein MSNVVRTPKIAEAMADHIEKLILEGVLRPGEKLAAERDLAEKLEISRPSLREALQILERRGLLATTRSGTFVAQFLSPLLRPLATLLQDKPRVTADYFEFRRIQEAHAARFAALRATDLDRQAIRDCADRMRKAHKLEDPTQEGDADVDLHLLIYEASHNVVLLHVMRALADLLRNNIFYSRAQLYLREGVRDQLLEQHLALADAVIAGKTKEAEAAAAEHIRFTFETVEEIRRDDIRLETSLSRVNRRDFLA; encoded by the coding sequence TTGAGCAACGTCGTCCGGACCCCGAAAATCGCGGAAGCGATGGCCGACCACATCGAGAAGCTGATCCTCGAGGGCGTGTTGCGGCCCGGAGAAAAGCTCGCGGCCGAGCGGGATCTCGCCGAAAAGCTGGAGATCTCGCGGCCCTCGCTGCGCGAGGCGCTGCAAATCCTCGAAAGGCGCGGGCTGCTCGCGACCACCCGCTCGGGGACGTTCGTCGCCCAGTTCCTGTCGCCGCTATTGCGGCCGCTGGCAACGCTGTTGCAGGACAAGCCGCGTGTCACGGCCGACTATTTCGAATTTCGCAGGATCCAGGAAGCGCACGCCGCCCGCTTCGCCGCGCTACGTGCCACCGATCTCGACCGTCAGGCGATCCGCGATTGCGCCGATCGGATGCGAAAGGCTCACAAGCTCGAAGATCCGACGCAGGAGGGTGACGCCGACGTCGACCTTCACCTCCTGATCTACGAGGCGAGCCACAATGTGGTGTTGCTCCACGTGATGCGCGCGCTTGCCGACCTGTTGCGCAACAACATCTTCTACAGCCGCGCGCAACTCTATTTGCGCGAGGGCGTTCGCGACCAGCTGCTGGAACAGCATCTGGCGCTCGCGGACGCGGTGATCGCAGGCAAGACCAAGGAGGCCGAAGCGGCGGCGGCCGAGCACATCCGCTTCACCTTCGAGACCGTCGAAGAGATCAGGCGCGACGATATCAGGCTCGAAACGTCGCTCAGCCGGGTCAATCGCCGCGACTTCCTCGCCTGA